In Alosa alosa isolate M-15738 ecotype Scorff River chromosome 23, AALO_Geno_1.1, whole genome shotgun sequence, a single window of DNA contains:
- the LOC125288892 gene encoding keratin, type I cytoskeletal 18-like isoform X2 gives MSRRPTSSASMFGGAGGRDSRASVSTLQGLRSALRPDSQKTDGDSIASAQPDDKRTMKGLNDRLSGYLGRVRQLEKSNTELEDKIKEILKRRGKMTDRDWEEIEKPLVELRKQVRQKTMENARLILQIDNSKLANEDFKNKLETEVVARQNVDRDVADLRKVIDDTQLSKMQLESQIEAVREELAYLKKDHRDDVMSLRLKVKDSDVTVEVDSPESNLASTLNKIRAQYEKVADKNREDTETWYSKRFDNIKIEVAKNTESIQSSKNELTDLRRQKQSLEIDVQAISQMILSLEENLRDTEGRYGHELGRLNRVLQQLESELSQVRAQVERQANDYEALFNVKMKLEAEIESYRKLLHGIDSTTPTEGAC, from the exons AtgtctcgtaggcctacaaGCTCCGCAAGTATGTTCGGTGGGGCTGGGGGAAGGGACTCCCGTGCGTCCGTGTCCACTCTGCAGGGTCTCCGGAGCGCTTTGCGCCCCGACTCCCAGAAGACTGATGGCGACAGCATCGCCTCGGCCCAGCCTGATGACAAGCGGACCATGAAGGGCCTGAACGACCGGCTGTCTGGTTACCTGGGTCGGGTTCGCCAACTGGAGAAGTCCAACACGGAGCTGGAGGACAAAATCAAAGAGATtttgaagaggagaggaaagatgaCCGATCGTGACTGGGAGGAGATTGAGAAACCCCTGGTTGAGCTCAGGAAGCAG GTTCGTCAAAAGACCATGGAGAATGCTCGTCTTATTCTGCAGATTGACAACAGCAAACTGGCCAACGAAGACTTCAAAAACAA ATTGGAGACCGAGGTGGTGGCGCGTCAGAATGTGGATAGGGACGTTGCCGACCTGCGCAAGGTCATCGATGACACTCAACTGTCCAAGATGCAATTGGAAAGTCAGATTGAGGCAGTAAGAGAGGAGCTGGCTTATCTCAAGAAGGATCACCGTGAT GATGTGATGTCGCTGCGTCTGAAGGTAAAGGATTCTGATGTCACTGTGGAGGTGGACTCCCCTGAGTCCAACCTGGCCAGCACCCTCAACAAAATTCGCGCTCAGTATGAGAAGGTCGCTGATAAGAACCGTGAGGACACTGAGACCTGGTATAGTAAGAGG tttgaTAATATCAAGATTGAAGTGGCTAAAAATACAGAGTCGATCCAGTCCAGCAAAAATGAGCTAACTGATCTACGTCGCCAGAAACAGTCCCTAGAGATTGATGTGCAGGCTATAAGTCAAATG ATTCTCTCTCTGGAGGAGAACCTGCGGGATACGGAGGGCCGCTATGGCCATGAGCTAGGCCGCCTCAACCGCGTGCTGCAGCAGCTGGAGTCGGAACTGAGCCAGGTGCGGGCCCAGGTGGAGCGGCAGGCCAACGATTACGAGGCCCTGTTCAACGTCAAGATGAAGCTGGAGGCTGAGATCGAGAGTTACCGTAAACTGCTGCATGGCATCGATAGCAC AACCCCCACAGAAGGAGCCTGCTAA
- the LOC125288974 gene encoding G-protein coupled bile acid receptor 1, with protein sequence MDLGGGGGSGSVEVQLIYSITMPLSSTIILTNLLIILAIGCNRRLHTTPNYFFLSLLVADLGMGVALPFIPWMGLSRPLSFGACLMVHVLPNFLFLAFLFNLVMVHYERYLSIVSPLRHRSFWVHRRFPLVLLALWLPPLLFALLPAFGWNNRRGATAGASTKPNCSLSAAAGSGSGERCCTYRHVFPNAFIYLEVYGILLPAILSIAMMTGRVLWITHGQLKDIRRLQRSVTGRGRGGRQLGVDLRYARCVAAVSLTFLACWVPYIIYTHVGMAFLLRPGAEGNPTAHIVLSCAGMGGMAVVPLVLGLANREYTDPVRKFLHKLHNRWRRRRWDAESIAL encoded by the exons ATGGACCTCG gaggaggaggaggctcagGCAGTGTGGAGGTGCAGCTAATCTACTCCATCACCATGCCCCTCTCCAGCACCATCATCCTGACCAACCTGCTCATCATCCTGGCCATCGGCTGCAACCGCCGGCTGCACACCACGCCCAACTACTTCTTCCTGAGCCTGTTGGTGGCCGACCTGGGCATGGGTGTGGCGCTGCCCTTCATCCCCTGGATGGGCCTAAGCCGGCCGCTGAGCTTCGGCGCGTGCCTGATGGTGCACGTGCTGCCCAACTTCCTGTTCCTGGCCTTCCTGTTTAACCTGGTGATGGTGCACTACGAGCGCTACCTGAGCATCGTGAGCCCGCTGCGCCACCGCTCCTTCTGGGTGCACCGGCGCTTCCCGCTGGTGCTGCTGGCGCTCTGGCTGCCGCCGTTGCTCTTCGCCCTGCTGCCGGCGTTCGGCTGGAACAACCGGC GCGGTGCGACGGCCGGCGCCAGTACCAAGCCCAACTGCTCGCTATCGGCCGCTGCGGGCAGTGGTTCGGGCGAGCGCTGCTGCACGTATCGCCACGTCTTCCCCAACGCCTTTATCTACCTGGAGGTGTACGGCATCCTGTTGCCCGCCATCCTGTCCATCGCCATGATGACGGGCCGGGTGCTGTGGATCACGCACGGCCAgctgaaggacatccgccggcTGCAGCGCTCGGTGACGGGCCGAGGCCGAGGAGGTAGGCAGCTGGGGGTGGACCTGCGCTATGCCCGCTGCGTGGCGGCCGTCTCGCTGACCTTCCTGGCCTGCTGGGTGCCCTACATCATCTACACCCACGTGGGCATGGCCTTCCTGCTGCGGCCCGGCGCCGAGGGCAACCCCACCGCGCACATCGTACTGTCGTGCGCCGGCATGGGCGGCATGGCCGTGGTGCCGCTTGTGCTGGGGCTTGCCAACCGGGAGTACACTGACCCCGTACGGAAGTTCTTACACAAACTCCACAACCGCTGGCGGCGGAGGAGGTGGGATGCGGAGAGTATTGCCCTGTGA
- the LOC125288893 gene encoding intermediate filament protein ON3-like yields the protein MPVCPDHSYQQSEIAKMTSVKENGGFSSQSHNPSRRYPSMTPAKRDLLNPIDTKVDPVDQKAKTNEKDQMVGLNDKFVAFIDKVRNLEQENQRLEAKLKILLEQEQYKGNIDDIVAELSTNLRRQIDSLDRDQQKLAAELDRSQDEVDQTRNKFEEELQKKIDAENDFVINKKDVDEGYLQRVELELDLEELMNELDFLKQAYSEEIRELESMIVKEKIRLKANNGPDLDLDEIVASVRKHYEDIAARSREDVEQWNQKKMDTLVLTAGKYEDDLRDVKKEIADLLRQIQRLKHELEGLKKKKDALELEITQCEDRSQESIDKGRGHIGELEGALRKAKQVMVRQVREYQELMNVKLALDIEIATYRKLLEGEEMRMNGFRREQLDF from the exons ATGCCAGTCTGCCCGGATCACTCATATCAACAGTCAGAGATAGCAAAAATGACCAGCGTAAAAGAGAACGGAGGTTTCAGCAGTCAGTCACACAATCCCTCAAGAAGGTACCCCAGCATGACGCCGGCCAAGAGGGACCTACTCAACCCCATCGACACAAAGGTGGACCCCGTTGACCAGAAGGCCAAGACAAATGAGAAAGATCAGATGGTTGGACTGAATGATAAGTTCGTTGCATTTATTGACAAA GTGCGCAACCTTGAGCAGGAAAACCAAAGGCTCGAGGCCAAACTGAAGATTCTCCTGGAGCAAGAGCAATACAAGGGCAACATCGATGACATCGTAGCCGAGCTGAGCACCAACCTGCGCCGGCAGATCGACAGTTTGGACCGGGACCAGCAGAAGCTGGCGGCGGAGCTGGACCGCAGTCAGGATGAAGTGGATCAGACCCGTAATAA GTTTGAGGAAGAGCTGCAGAAGAAGATAGATGCAGAGAACGACTTTGTGATCAACAAGAAG GACGTGGATGAGGGCTACCTACAAAGAGTCGAACTTGAACTGGACCTCGAGGAGCTGATGAATGAACTGGATTTCCTGAAACAGGCTTACAGTGAG GAGATCAGAGAGCTGGAATCCATGATCGTCAAAGAGAAGATCCGGCTGAAGGCCAACAATGGCCCTGACCTAGACCTGGATGAGATTGTAGCCTCTGTGAGGAAACATTATGAGGACATAGCGGCCCGTAGTCGGGAGGATGTGGAGCAGTGGAACCAGAAGAAG ATGGATACTTTGGTTCTAACGGCTGGGAAGTATGAGGATGACCTGCGCGATGTCAAGAAAGAGATTGCTGACCTACTGAGGCAGATCCAACGGCTGAAGCATGAGCTCGAAGGACTGAAGAAAAAG AAAGATGCCCTGGAGTTAGAGATCACCCAGTGTGAGGACCGGAGCCAGGAGAGCATAGACAAGGGACGCGGCCACATCGGGGAGTTGGAGGGGGCCCTGCGCAAGGCCAAGCAGGTGATGGTGCGCCAGGTGCGAGAGTACCAGGAGCTCATGAACGTCAAGCTGGCGCTGGACATCGAGATTGCCACCTACAGGAAGCTCttggaaggagaggagatgag GATGAATGGATTTAGGCGTGAACAGTTGG ATTTCTAA
- the LOC125288892 gene encoding keratin, type I cytoskeletal 18-like isoform X1 produces MSRRPTSSASMFGGAGGRDSRASVSTLQGLRSALRPDSQKTDGDSIASAQPDDKRTMKGLNDRLSGYLGRVRQLEKSNTELEDKIKEILKRRGKMTDRDWEEIEKPLVELRKQVRQKTMENARLILQIDNSKLANEDFKNKLETEVVARQNVDRDVADLRKVIDDTQLSKMQLESQIEAVREELAYLKKDHRDDVMSLRLKVKDSDVTVEVDSPESNLASTLNKIRAQYEKVADKNREDTETWYSKRFDNIKIEVAKNTESIQSSKNELTDLRRQKQSLEIDVQAISQMILSLEENLRDTEGRYGHELGRLNRVLQQLESELSQVRAQVERQANDYEALFNVKMKLEAEIESYRKLLHGIDSTGDFTLEHALKSEPPQKEPAKKSKGKEVAPKEKTEDKAQPDDKAHKPDGPAQSPAK; encoded by the exons AtgtctcgtaggcctacaaGCTCCGCAAGTATGTTCGGTGGGGCTGGGGGAAGGGACTCCCGTGCGTCCGTGTCCACTCTGCAGGGTCTCCGGAGCGCTTTGCGCCCCGACTCCCAGAAGACTGATGGCGACAGCATCGCCTCGGCCCAGCCTGATGACAAGCGGACCATGAAGGGCCTGAACGACCGGCTGTCTGGTTACCTGGGTCGGGTTCGCCAACTGGAGAAGTCCAACACGGAGCTGGAGGACAAAATCAAAGAGATtttgaagaggagaggaaagatgaCCGATCGTGACTGGGAGGAGATTGAGAAACCCCTGGTTGAGCTCAGGAAGCAG GTTCGTCAAAAGACCATGGAGAATGCTCGTCTTATTCTGCAGATTGACAACAGCAAACTGGCCAACGAAGACTTCAAAAACAA ATTGGAGACCGAGGTGGTGGCGCGTCAGAATGTGGATAGGGACGTTGCCGACCTGCGCAAGGTCATCGATGACACTCAACTGTCCAAGATGCAATTGGAAAGTCAGATTGAGGCAGTAAGAGAGGAGCTGGCTTATCTCAAGAAGGATCACCGTGAT GATGTGATGTCGCTGCGTCTGAAGGTAAAGGATTCTGATGTCACTGTGGAGGTGGACTCCCCTGAGTCCAACCTGGCCAGCACCCTCAACAAAATTCGCGCTCAGTATGAGAAGGTCGCTGATAAGAACCGTGAGGACACTGAGACCTGGTATAGTAAGAGG tttgaTAATATCAAGATTGAAGTGGCTAAAAATACAGAGTCGATCCAGTCCAGCAAAAATGAGCTAACTGATCTACGTCGCCAGAAACAGTCCCTAGAGATTGATGTGCAGGCTATAAGTCAAATG ATTCTCTCTCTGGAGGAGAACCTGCGGGATACGGAGGGCCGCTATGGCCATGAGCTAGGCCGCCTCAACCGCGTGCTGCAGCAGCTGGAGTCGGAACTGAGCCAGGTGCGGGCCCAGGTGGAGCGGCAGGCCAACGATTACGAGGCCCTGTTCAACGTCAAGATGAAGCTGGAGGCTGAGATCGAGAGTTACCGTAAACTGCTGCATGGCATCGATAGCAC CGGCGATTTCACCTTAGAACATGCCTTAAAGAGTG AACCCCCACAGAAGGAGCCTGCTAAGAAGAGCAAGGGAAAAGAAGTGGCTCCGAAGGAAAAAACAGAAGACAAAGCTCAGCCTGATGACAAGGCTCATAAGCCTGATGGCCCTGCCCAGAGTCcagcaaaataa
- the LOC125288933 gene encoding angio-associated migratory cell protein translates to MDNSSEDIVQLHGDEEIVEVIDLNDAEQSPDDLAEELEDVDFEDAGAAADDEAWETEDEMEAEQDDSELTFSSHTGSVFCVSLDPQTNSLAVSGGEDDKAYVWTVSDGEVLLECTGHKDSVTCATFSYDSKLVASGDMSGLIKVWKVETKKEIWSFEVGDLEWLEWHPCAPVLLAGTADGNVWMWKIPGGDCKTFQGPSCQATTGKIMRDGKRAVVGYEDGSVRIWDLKQGNAVHVIKGSDAHQGALTCLDTNKDGSLVLTGSVDGLAKLINTNTGKVVCAFSIESGKAKDSMTDEEDSNSVESVGFCKVLPLVAVAYLDGTLAIYDLSTQALRHRCQHEAGIVHLQWEESSSLVATCSLDGVVRLWDARSGSMVSEYRGHGAEILDFTLNRDASIAVTAAGDHKAKVFCLQRPDR, encoded by the exons ATGGATAATTCTTCTGAGGACATAGTACAACTGCATGGCGACGAAGAGATTGTCGAGGTTATTGATCTCAATGATGCAGAACAATCTCCAG ATGACCTGGCAGAAGAGTTGGAAGACGTAGACTTCGAAGATGCTGGGGCAGCAGCTGACGATGAGGCCTGGGAGACAGAGGACGAGATGGAAGCAGAACAAGATGACAGTGAACTCACCTTCTCCAGTCACACTG GCTCCGTCTTCTGTGTCAGTCTGGACCCTCAAACAAACAGTTTAGCAGTTTCAGGGGGAGAGGATGACAAGGCCTATGTGTGGACCGTGAGTGATGGAGAGGTGCTCCTTGAGtgcacag GACACAAAGACTCTGTGACATGTGCCACCTTCAGCTATGACTCCAAGCTTGTTGCATCAGGAGACATGAGTGGCCTCATCAAGGTGTGGAAAGTGGAGACTAAAAAAGAGATCTGGTCCTTTGAAGTTGGAGACTTGGAG TGGCTGGAGTGGCACCCATGTGCCCCTGTCCTGTTGGCAGGCACTGCGGATGGAAATGTGTGGATGTGGAAGATCCCAGGAGGCGACTGCAAGACCTTTCAGGGCCCCAGCTGTCAAGCAACAACTGGCAAGATCATGCGAGATG GAAAGAGAGCCGTGGTTGGTTATGAAGACGGCTCAGTGAGGATCTGGGACCTTAAACAGGGCAATGCCGTACATGTCATTAAAG gtAGTGATGCCCACCAGGGGGCGCTAACGTGCCTTGACACCAACAAGGACGGCTCGCTGGTCCTGACGGGCTCCGTGGATGGCCTGGCCAAGCTCATCAACACGAACACAGGCAAG GTTGTTTGTGCCTTCTCCATCGAGAGCGGCAAAGCGAAGGACTCTATGACGGACGAAGAGGACTCCAACTCTGTCGAGTCAGTGGGCTTCTGCAAAGT tTTGCCGTTGGTTGCAGTTGCATACCTGGACGGTACCTTAGCTATTTATGACCTGTCCACCCAGGCTCTGAGACATAGGTGTCAGCATGAG GCAGGTATAGTCCATCTGCAGTGGGAAGAATCCTCATCATTGGTGGCCACCTGCAGCCTGGACGGTGTCGTCCGGCTTTGGGACGCCCGATCCGGATCCATGGTATCAGAGTACCGTGGACATGGTGCCGAGATCCTGGACTTCACACTAAACAG AGACGCCTCCATAGCAGTGACGGCAGCCGGGGACCACAAAGCCAAAGTGTTCTGCCTCCAAAGACCGGACCGGTAG